aaaaaaaaaaaaaaaaaaaaaattaatataagtataatcGAGATAAATTGATTCAATATCGTACCAAAagttttatattgtttatgaaattcgtaatttttgttttattatcttcGAAGAATAAATCACGATTGAATATTATGGTCAGACCAGATTTTGATCCAGAACGAGCCGTACGAAGTACTGGTACTTCTTGATAACGTCTACaaatattaagataatattaaaaattatatgatttagatatcttattttttaactATCGATAACTTACGTTTTATATGTCATAAGATGttccaaataataattgtaagaaCAACATATTCCGTTATTCGTATAAGACTGTTTTATATAATCagtacaatttattttcttttcgtgcCACCAACACGATTCGATCATATTTTCACAAggattgaatattttcaaaaaatctattaattgccatttattctcttttaaaaatgcattaaattttttcaaatgttcattgtttttttcaaattccaaTATGGTTATCTCAGCTCCATATCTGTGAAGgagaattcatttttaatagatttcattttcttttcatttttatgatatcTACAAAAATCGATTGGTTTGACATATTCTTTtcataatacaaaaattacattatttacCTGACGAAGAACATCGCTTCCTCGATACTCATATTTTCAGGCAATTTTACATGCCGCATTAAATCCATTTGCGTATTTAGAATAGTCAGTTTGCTAGGACAAATTGTGATAGCAGGAAATGCGGCGAGAAATATCGGTGCATGAAATGTTTTTACGAAAAATTCTGTCGGATTTTCATCCAAGCGGTACAACAATTTTTTCAACATTATATCTATACCtgttaatatacatacatgtatatatatatatatatatatatatatatatatatatatatatatatatatatatatacacattgaaattttacaaatgtcaattatatttcttaacaATCTATAAAATTTGATTGTTCAAAAACGGACCGACGATTCCAGTGATCATTGTACAAAGCCATATAAATTTTCCCATGTAACTGGTAACGATAGTTTGCATACCAAGATATTTTACACCATGTAACGAACTAGAATCAGTGAAATCTTGAAGTATCTTTAGGGTAATGCGTTTTTTACGATTGGCGTTTGTCGAAATAAGAGTTGACTtgtttttcaatcttttctcATCATTGATCTTCTTGACGTCAGGAacatccttttttattttttcattgatattcaATTCTACCTGAAAAAATACATTCCGTTAATTAGatcattgatataattgttatggaaacaaaacaaaaatatatatatatatataaaaattattgcaataattaaattacCATAATTGTTTtcgacatatttatttattagtaacTTTAACTTCTTCCCGTTAACTCTAATCGAATGTAGTTCTTGTTTGTATATGCCATGAATATGGCGTGCAAcaatcgtatttatatattttctctttagaaataaattatttaaagtatCCTTGAGATCTGTATTATCGTGTTTCAAATCGCTATTGTGcgcattaatattaaaaatatttataatttataacattaaaataataattagctaCGTTAAACGTATCTTATTCTAATGAACTAGTAGAGCATTAATTTATGaatcatataaaaagataatatctatgagTCAGGTTGTGATCGTCGTTTAATACGACCGATCTTTTATTTACAACTGTTGATAAAAATTTGCTTTAAAACATCAACTAAGCTTAAACAGAAcgtacaaataaattaatggtTGCGttcagatataaaaatatgccTATTTACAATATAAGAAATCGTCCGCTTCTTGTGGAAATTAttcttagaaaataatttttacagaacgagatttcaacgacaaaaatatatatatatatatatatatatatatatatatgcatatacatatataatgtatattctAACATTTATATCagaattatacatatttcaacgtttatagtagaattatatatattccaacatttatattagaattatgtatatatatatatatatatatactatatatttattatatatatatatattctaacaaCTTATGAATTGAACTtgtaaaaatgatagaaacgTATCACCGATCTGTGAGAGATACTTTAGTATCTCCTTAGAATTTGGCTAAAAGTCTTGGAAGAGTGCCAGTTGGTCAGGTGGTAAAGGTGGTTGAGAACGCCAATCGGTTTCAGGATAATCATCGAAACAACTAGGATCACCAGGTGCTTTCACTCTTGGCCTTATCGGTGGTGTCAAAGCTCTTTGAGGTACCTGTTCGTGATTCGTtcgtatattaaaatgaataatttgttCGTGCGATAAAGTCcaatgataaaataagaaaaatgaaagaaaaatgaaagaaaataaaattaccaaGGGCCATTCTACTAGCTTGAACCAACGATGCCTCTTAACATCTTCAGCTCCTTGTCTCATATTTCCTAATCTCTTCGTTCTGTCTGCGATGAGTAATTTCTTGATGAGATCTTTAGCAATGGGATCCATGTGTTTAGGCCATTCTATCCTACCGCTGagtattttctcatatattCCAAATggattatcatcgaaaaacggtGGGAATCCAGCCAACATTTCGTAAATCAGTACACCAAGGGCCCACCAATCAACAGCTTTGTTATGACCTTTATTCTGAATGATTTCCGGCGCCAAATATTCCGGTGTACCGCAAAGAGTCCAAGTTCTGAAAATTAACGACGTTATTAAATAACGtagaagaaaattagaaattttttaagtgacaaattacgatataattaaGTACAATCAACGAGTTGATCGTTTGCAATAAGATAGTATGAAAGGTGATTATTATGAGCGCAGATAAATACACCGAAGTATATATCGAGAGGACGAGAGAtgacgtttttattatttttccttttttttttttcttcttttttttcgcgtttatttattttattttttttttttttttacgacaaaagaataaaaaaagaaaaataaaatagatttaacGATCTCACCTATCAGttaatttcttcgaaaaacCAAAGTCGGTAATTTTCAGGTGTCCTTGACTATCGAGAAGTAGATTTTCTGGTTTTAAGTCTCTATAAATGATGTGCTTGCTGTGAAGGTATTCCAATGCGCAGACGATTTCAGCCGCGTAAAAGCAACTGGTTGGTCCAGAAAATCTTCCGGCTGCtcttaaataagaaaagagttCGCCACCGGCTACGAATTCGAATAGCATGTAGAGTCTGGCTTCATCTCTACCACTCCAAAGcctgaaaaataaagagagagaaaggaagagagagagcgacagagagagagagagagagagagaaagagagagagagagacaattgGCTAAGAGATCGTTTCTCTCGTCCTCCTTTTGCTTTCCTTCACTATGGATTGTTAATAGCTATTTAATAGTGCGAATCGAGTTACTACGAGACGATATCGCTTTGCTCGATTTCTACGTTacgcttttctcttctttgctatcttctatctttacgacctacgtatgtacatatccgtaatttcatattcatttaatcgatattaaagtgaatcaatgaagaaatttttttcttaaataaaatcaataaatgattcataaaagtttatacatttattacgatactataatatataatatttatagtatcatatatatatatatatatatattattatatattacgatattgtaatatataatattttcaaataattaataatacataaacgatcgataataacaataatatatatattatacaaacttttcttttgattttctgATTTGCCTTAGAACGTACGGGCAAAAGATACCTATGCTTACATGTTGACTATGAAGGGGTGATTGACCTCCTTTAGTACCGTGATCTCGTTGCGAACGTGTTCGACTTGTTTCAGCCTGATCACATCGACCATAGAGAGTATCTTCAAAGCGAGAGGTTTTCCACGATGTCTGCATAATACTACTCTCCCAAATGTTCCCGTacctgtaaaaaaaatatttgataaacgtTCTTgaataatgagaagaaaagaa
This is a stretch of genomic DNA from Vespa crabro chromosome 3, iyVesCrab1.2, whole genome shotgun sequence. It encodes these proteins:
- the LOC124423054 gene encoding sodium channel protein Nach-like, with the protein product MSKTIMVELNINEKIKKDVPDVKKINDEKRLKNKSTLISTNANRKKRITLKILQDFTDSSSLHGVKYLGMQTIVTSYMGKFIWLCTMITGIVGIDIMLKKLLYRLDENPTEFFVKTFHAPIFLAAFPAITICPSKLTILNTQMDLMRHVKLPENMSIEEAMFFVRYGAEITILEFEKNNEHLKKFNAFLKENKWQLIDFLKIFNPCENMIESCWWHEKKINCTDYIKQSYTNNGICCSYNYYLEHLMTYKTRYQEVPVLRTARSGSKSGLTIIFNRDLFFEDNKTKITNFINNIKLLVYIHHTLSYPNAETIGYTLQKGEGLMLEVQPIIKKKPSTIYHEYFNGILQPDCILNSEKSQLHFFIEYQQSNCFVNCLIRDIYNACDCLPYIYAPMANYTSLPLCELDDTKCLYKYMKSKKSMNYDNCFCVNLCEDTTYQISSIKYLLKETPLSLSPIYQHLTTTHTILNVYWKMDAFMIFETKSTFIDWKNLAEVGGIFNLFLGCSIISAVEILYFVYLFFRKIFKKEIIL
- the LOC124423059 gene encoding cAMP-dependent protein kinase catalytic subunit PRKX isoform X1: MSGDSTSDEEGSQEDPPRYDVDDMEIVKTIGTGTFGRVVLCRHRGKPLALKILSMVDVIRLKQVEHVRNEITVLKEVNHPFIVNMLWSGRDEARLYMLFEFVAGGELFSYLRAAGRFSGPTSCFYAAEIVCALEYLHSKHIIYRDLKPENLLLDSQGHLKITDFGFSKKLTDRTWTLCGTPEYLAPEIIQNKGHNKAVDWWALGVLIYEMLAGFPPFFDDNPFGIYEKILSGRIEWPKHMDPIAKDLIKKLLIADRTKRLGNMRQGAEDVKRHRWFKLVEWPLVPQRALTPPIRPRVKAPGDPSCFDDYPETDWRSQPPLPPDQLALFQDF
- the LOC124423059 gene encoding cAMP-dependent protein kinase catalytic subunit PRKX isoform X2, whose protein sequence is MEIVKTIGTGTFGRVVLCRHRGKPLALKILSMVDVIRLKQVEHVRNEITVLKEVNHPFIVNMLWSGRDEARLYMLFEFVAGGELFSYLRAAGRFSGPTSCFYAAEIVCALEYLHSKHIIYRDLKPENLLLDSQGHLKITDFGFSKKLTDRTWTLCGTPEYLAPEIIQNKGHNKAVDWWALGVLIYEMLAGFPPFFDDNPFGIYEKILSGRIEWPKHMDPIAKDLIKKLLIADRTKRLGNMRQGAEDVKRHRWFKLVEWPLVPQRALTPPIRPRVKAPGDPSCFDDYPETDWRSQPPLPPDQLALFQDF